The segment GTACGTGAAAGGTGGTAAATTTACTTCACTGTATATCACTGTCTTAGTAAACTTTCAGTCATGAAGACCTTGGCCAAGGGTCTTTCCAGAGTGATTAGTAATTTTGGGGTGCCTTGGTTAGTGAGTGTGTCACTTAGACTTTAAAGAGCCCTAActttcagaaagcactgagcatccactctctgaaagtcaggccccttcAAAGTCTTTCAGGTTAAGCACCCACTGATTTGAGGCATCCAGAACCACCAGTCACTCCGGAAAATCTTGGCCAATGTTTGTAATTTTACTTATCTCAGAATCAGCCACTCTTCATTGTATGACTTGTACACCGTAGCAAACAACAAAATTAGTTGAAATAGGAAGGAATACAGCTAATACTTCAAACCTTCACATCACTGTTCAGCATGCTGTTGATCCTAGGCATGTTTTATACTCCTATATAAAGCATAGCTATTATAACTCACCTGTTCCCTTCTTGGTTACGCCTCCTCAGCAGGATACCATAATTAGAGCTGTGGGATGGTACCAATCAGTAATTTGTTCCTggaagaaatattttcatttctattgGCAAGCACAGCTTTTTGCTCCAAAGAGAGTGCAACTTCACATGCATGTTACAAGCTTGTGATAGGGAGAAATTAAACACCGTGATGAACActtgttttgtgtgtgaaatggCACCTTTTTACATACAAAGTTACCTTTTGTTTCCATGAAAACCAAAATGTCTTTTTCATCCAGTTTTTTGTCAACGTCACCAATTTTGTGTGCTGCTTGGCTCTCTTCCTAATCTAGTTTTACAGGGGGTGGTTGTGTTGTCAACACAGTTGATTTGACAGTTGCAAGAGAACATGGGAAGAAACTCTTCTAACTTACTGCAATTATCATTTTTACataaaaaaaattttcaaaaacaccggGTAAATGGACTTGATTTAGGAAGGTGAACTTTCACACTAGTGTACTAGCAATATTTTTGGAGGATTTCTGCAGCTTTGTTTCACACCTAATAACTGTACCTCTGTCAGTTATCTTGTAATCCATGGAACCATTGAATAAGAAAGCACATCTGCAATGGCTTCCAATTAAAGTTTGCCATTTCTGTTGTAGGTTGCTCCAGAAGAATTTAAGACTAGTATCAGCCGTGTGAATGCGTGTTTAAGGAAGAATCTCCCTGTCAATGTAAAATGGCTGCTTTGTggctgtctgtgctgctgctgcaccctgggTTGCAGCCTGTGGCCTGTTATCTGTCTTAATAAAAGAGTAAGTGCACATTTCAAAGTTGCATTGTGACCAAAAATTGACAACTGCTGCTAATGTTTAATAACCTTTAAATAACGATGCCTTTATTTATTCTGAAACTTCTTTCTGTATCCCCATTTGCCATTGTAAGTCTCCCTTTCACTGGTGAGGTATGTTTGCTAGCTATTAATCTTTAATAGTAAcagaatattgtgtgtgtgtgtgtgtgtgtgtgtgtgtatgtatgtatatatatgtgtgtgggaatagaatatatatacacactaagTAAACAGTGTTGAATTTTGTTAATAACAATGAGTTGTGCCGGAGTAGCAATTAATGAGCCAAAGAACATCCTAAATAGACTGAAATCTCTTTGTAAACCTGTGTACATTGTACAGtttattaaaagaagaaacaGTATATTCCTTCAtccatcaggtttcagagtagcagccgtgttagtctgtatccgcaaaaagaaaaagagtatttttggcacgttagagactaacaaatttatttgagcataagctttcgcatatatccgatgaagtgagctgtagctcacgaaagcttatgctcagataaatttgttagtctctgaggtgccacaagtactccttttcttcatccatCAGTTACTTTTCTAGTTTCGTATCAGGATTTATCATTGTGAATGGAAGCTAATGTTATAGATGGTCAAAAGATTGGGTCATTTCTCCCATTAtctagtttttgtttcttttctagtGAGCTAATTGTGAAAAGGAAAGTGCACTAAACTCTACCCAAAAAAAGCCTACAGGTTGCACCACATGCAGAGAGAAGTGGTTTGGCAGCTCCTTCAATTTGCTCATGAAAGTAACAATAATAGAACTGCTTGGAGTAAAGCAGAATGCAAGCAGGCATTTTCCCATGCCCTTCTTCCAGATCATACTCGTTCTGCCCTGCAGCATCCCTTATATTATGATTTTTGGGCCTTTCTTAAGTAGAGAGAATCAAAATATGTGGTTTTTGTAATAGAGGACAAACCTTTGCTGGGGTGTACAAGGAGACTACATTTAATGTTTGACTTCATAAGGGTTCAACCCTGATTTCAGGATTGAAAAGCATAGTGCTTTAACCCACTGGGCTGCTGTCATACAGTTGGCTTCTCCTTGCGTGCCCTTCCATGGCAGGATGCAGCACGACAGCtgcatctgcctcagtttccctccttcacTGGTCCCCAGAAAGGATCTCCAAGCACTCTAAcctaggcttggtctacactgaaaatgtaTACTGTCATAGCTATGTCggtcaggggcatgaaaaaaacTGTACACCTTtgcaacatagctatgccaacaaaaaaacccagtgtaGGCACAGCTATGCTTACGTAAGAGtgtttctgtcagcatagctaacATGGCATTCCTACACCAGCAGAATAGCTCCTTCTGTCAGCATACATACTATGCTGGGGGGCTAtgccagctagggtgaccagacagcaagtgtgaaaaatcggggtgggggggtaataagagcctatataagaaaaagccccaaataactggactgtccctataaaatcaggacatctggtcaccctaatggcaGCATATgctctgtagcgtagacatagccctTGTCTAATCCTATACAGTGTTCATCAGTGTATCTGAATGCTTCCCaagtatttaaaatagaaataacactTGTACCACTTTACAGAACGATCTggatggagggtagggagagcTTCCTCCTGGAAAGCAGTAACTCTTAAAAGGATTTAGGTATGATGACAAACATCCAAATAAACACAAGCTCCCAGTCCAATCCTGGAGCCAAAAGGGTTAATGTAATCCTCAAAGGTATAAACAGGTATATAGagagtaggagtagggagataTCATCGCACTGATCAGACCATAACTGGAATATTGTTTCCATTCAGGTGTAAACACTAtaaaaaaaattttgaaaaagaggagaggattcagagaagagctgtaaacatgatttgaggacaggaaaacatgccttacagtgaaagaTTATAGATTAATCTAATTAGTTTATTGAAGACAGGGTTAAGTGACCTGATCACTGTCTACAAATACTCACATGATAAGATGTCTGATAGTGAAAGGTTCTCTAATttgacaaaggcataacaagatccagtggctggaatttGAAACTAGACTAACTGAAACTGGAAATAAAGGGCAAATTTAAAAATTGAGAGTAGTTTAACAATTAGAAAAACTTatcaagggaaatggtggattctcccccacttgaaatctttaaatcaagattggatgtctttctaaaagagatgctctagccCAACCACAGTTATTGGGTTTGACataggaattactgggtgaaattctatggtttgtgttatgcaggggtcagactagatcacaacCTTtgtggccttgaaatctatggatcgctgtcttcccccccccccccccccccacaccttatTGGTGAAATAGTTTGATTAGTTTAAGAAATGAATTTTCCATTTTGCCCTCCAAGTGGCTATTTTGAAGGTCACTTATTTTTTAGTTCCATATTGTAGATCCAGCTCCTATGTATATTCTGTTTCCTGTATTTGTGACTCTCACAGTGTGTTAAGAGTTCCCTTGCTCTTGTGGAACATAACCATTCTGGCATGTCTGAACTGGTTGCAAGACAGGTGATCTGTTAGGTACATGTGGCCAGTCCCTTAGCGGATTTTGAATTTCAGGACATAGGCCTTGAATTGAACTTGATATTCTCggaagccagtgcagagagcagagcaCCAGGATGATACATTCAGAGTCCTGTGTCGCTAAGCATACAGGTGCTGACCTTTGTACCAGCTGGAGCTTTTTTTCAGCCTGTGTAGCTTCATTCCTAGATCTGAGTTGCAATACTGGAGCCCAGAGGTCACAACTATATGGATTACTGTGACCAGGTCAGATGGTTCTAATCTTTTGACCAGTAACAGATTGAAGATGGAGTTTTGCTGACTTAGCTACTTGGGTACCCAAAAATGCTGAGTCCAAGATGACTCCAAAATTGTGCAGCTGAGAAAGATACTGGGAATAATGGAGCTTCTGAGTCTAGAGAGAAATCATAGTCTATAGTTCTGATGAGACCACCCCTACTCTTCCACCCCTTTAATCTATACTTGAGACAAGTGGATTTGGGAAAGCAAGATCTCTCCAAGGTGAAATTCTTTCTTTGCTTAGTTATCCGTTCCTAAAACATACGGTACCACCTTACATGTGATTCTTGAGAGCTGCAAATATAAACTTTAAGACCTTTGGGAATGAGGTTGACCGTTGAACCATTTCTTATATAATGTTGACTTTCTTTCCTAGACTAGAAGATCAATTCAGAAGTTGCTAGAATGGGAAAATAACAGACTATATCATAAGGTAAGAAACATTAAGGACTAGAATCTATACACTTATTTTCCCACTTTTATTTagaattaataaaatattgcaCAATTGGAATACAGGAATGCTATTAGCTTGTTTAGGACTGGAGCTAAAATACTAAATTCATCTCACACCTTAAACTGTATGAAATGTAAAAAGACATGCTTGAGATCTTAAACAGTTAGATATTGCTGAAGCTTATATTATGTTGTTGATGAGAAATAATGCAATAGTACACCTTTAATCCCACAATAATTATTTTCTTAGCTTGGTTTGCACTGGAAGCTGAGTAAAAGGAAATGTGAAACTAGCAATATGATGGAATATGTGAGTATTCTTTTCCTGTTACATTTTTAGTATCTATTGCTACAGTGTGATTTAATAGTTCAAATGTCATTAACTACCAGACTCTTTACCTTTCAGTCTCCTCATGACTAATTCATTTTCAGCAGACGCGCACACAACCTCTTGAAATTCACCATTTGTATGCCTTACTACACAAGCTCTTGGCTAGTAGAATGAAACAATCCTATTTTGATACACAAAGATGGCAACAtaacagagcagctgctgcatgtAGTAAAACTTAGACATTGTCATCTGAAAACAGGGTTTCTCCTTCAAAACGTTGCCTGCTCAGAGCCCTACTGTAAGAGATTTGTGTTGAATAATAGTTGACAGTTAGCGTCCCCAGGAGCCCTATCTGTTATAATGAGGTTACAGATCCCGCACCCCTTCTTAGTTCTCACCCACATCCTCAGTTTCTCTCCACCTGTTGAATACTCACTGAACAAACCTCTCCCTTTCTCCTTTACTAAAGTATCTGTAAATAACTCACAAGTAGCTAGTATAGCATAGACTTAGAAGTGTTTAATTTTTGTAGTTTTTTGGCTACTTCAGCAAATTTTTGTTGGTTTGCGTTTGCCTAGAGCTTTGACCAAGATAGTGGATCCATCTAAGAAAGCAGAGTTCAAGATGTTCATCTTGTTCGACTATGTTTTCCTCTTCAGTTGGGCATAAAAATTACCTTTTATACTTCAGGGAAGGTCACTTAGGCAAAAACTTTGGTGCATACTATAGGTCTAGTCTTAGcaaggaaatgaaacaatgaacaAAGCATAATTTACAGTACCGTTGTAAATATGTAAAAGGTGTAGTTAGTAGAAAAGAGATAGAAGGATAGTAAGCAATGTGTGATAACTTGCAGCTGTAATGGAGTGGCCTAGCATGTAGTGGAGTGCATGAACAGCTCATGATTTAGATAGGGATTGGCTACAAAAATTTGTAAACCAATCATAGTGTGCGATATGTAGTAAGCATAAGTATGTGTATAAACTGATTAGTGATTATGTATTTTGGATGTGTGGTATACCCTGTACCCACCCCTACACTCGAGCCTGATCAACTCAAGTATAGCTTGACTGTATGCCAATAAAGAAACCTCAGTGACGAGCCTGGAGTTGAACTGATTTCTTGGATTCCAGAAAACTGTATAAAGTGCTGTCCCACAACTGAAAGAGGTGTTCTGGATAAGCAGAGTGGAAAAAGTTGTGGAGGGAATCCCAGCACCTATAGGGTCCTTTCCAATGGGACCCAGGACAGAAGGACTCTTCTCAGTACCTGATTTTTAAGCTTACGTATCCGGGAGAGtatttttccttaaaatattGATGATACATGTCTGGGTGGCATAGGTTCTGCACATGTCAAGTCCAGTAGCAAGCACTTGGCAATAAATGTTTATACGGTTGCGTCGACATTATTCCAAAAAACTAATCAGTTTGGTTAATATGttatgtttttttcttcttcaacagGTAATACTAATAGAATTCTTACCAAAATATCCCATATTTCGACCTGACTGAGGAGCAGTATTCAGTCTTTCATGTTACCTGCAATTTCCTACTCTTAGTGCCTTGTAGCTGATTTTGGAAAGAAGATGGTCTACTTTGCTGTGACTTTAAAATGTTGTTATTTGGTAGAATATCTTCCTTGCTatgttattttcttttgtttaagaaGAAAACA is part of the Chelonia mydas isolate rCheMyd1 chromosome 9, rCheMyd1.pri.v2, whole genome shotgun sequence genome and harbors:
- the CHIC1 gene encoding cysteine-rich hydrophobic domain-containing protein 1, which translates into the protein MSVLLPNMADFDTIYELEEEEEEEESEPVVRSQELPRPRDAPDPVAVRGAGHITVFGLSNKFDTEFPSVLTGKVAPEEFKTSISRVNACLRKNLPVNVKWLLCGCLCCCCTLGCSLWPVICLNKRTRRSIQKLLEWENNRLYHKLGLHWKLSKRKCETSNMMEYVILIEFLPKYPIFRPD